One genomic region from Amaranthus tricolor cultivar Red isolate AtriRed21 chromosome 12, ASM2621246v1, whole genome shotgun sequence encodes:
- the LOC130828782 gene encoding 3-ketoacyl-CoA synthase 7-like, with protein sequence MDALLQLDHYNFSWIIEIILNSSSHIKFILTITLIISFISLTRKRTHIYLIDFACFQPPAFHRISIGAFIEHSFLRGKHTKTSDTHEFEKKVTLRSGMGNETYAPVGMDFIPSEGCLKRATDEGQLVLFTIVENLLTKHKINPKNIDILVTNCGINCPIPSVASVVINRFGLRSNVRSYHLSGMGCSAGILAISLAKDLLNVHKNCLALVLSSEIICSNVYHGKQKSMLLANCLFRMGGAGVLLSNRKVDRNAAKYELQHIVRTHLGAQDDAYGCVYQKADEEGNEGISLSRSIVHVAGKALESNLTTLGPLVLPYSEQFRFGIHFLKNKLTKIKLSPFVPKFKKAFDHFCIHAGGKAVIESIKKSLSLSDRDVEASKMTLYRYGNTSSSSTWYSLCYLEAKGRIKKGDKVFQLCFGSGFKCNSAVWKCISKNVSKDVSNAWSDRINRYPVDVPEVIEH encoded by the exons ATGGATGCACTTCTACAATTGGATCACTATAATTTCTCTTGGATCATAGAAATAATCCTAAATTCATCATCCCACATAAAATTCATCCTTACTATTACCCTTATCATTTCCTTTATCTCCCTTACACGAAAACGAACTCACATATACCTCATTGATTTTGCGTGCTTCCAACCACCCGCCTTCCATCGGATTTCCATAGGTGCATTCATAGAACACTCGTTCCTACGAGGAAAACACACGAAAACATCCGACACACACGAGTTCGAAAAGAAAGTAACGCTAAGATCAGGAATGGGAAATGAGACATATGCCCCTGTTGGAATGGATTTCATTCCTTCTGAGGGGTGTTTAAAACGAGCTACCGATGAAGGGCAACTTGTTTTATTCACAATTGTTGAAAATCTCTTAACAAAACATAAGATCAATCcaaaaaatattgatattttaGTGACTAATTGTGGGATTAATTGTCCAATTCCTTCAGTAGCTTCTGTTGTAATTAATAGATTTGGACTTAGGAGTAATGTGAGAAGTTATCATTTATCAGGAATGGGGTGTAGTGCTGGGATTTTAGCTATTAGTTTGGCAAAAGATTTGCTTAATGTTCATAAGAATTGTTTAGCATTAGTGCTTAGTAGTGAGATAATTTGTTCTAATGTTTATCATGGGAAGCAAAAGTCTATGCTTCTTGCTAATTGTTTATTTAGGATGGGTGGTGCTGGTGTTTTGCTCTCTAATAGGAAAGTTGATAGAAATGCGGCTAAGTATGAGCTTCAACATATTGTTCGAACCCATCTTGGTGCCCAAGATGATGCTTATGG ATGTGTGTACCAAAAAGCTGATGAGGAAGGCAATGAAGGGATTAGTCTCTCCAGGTCAATAGTTCATGTAGCAGGAAAAGCATTGGAAAGCAACCTAACAACCCTTGGGCCTTTAGTGTTACCTTACTCAGAACAATTCCGATTCGGCATTCATTTCTTGAAGAACAAGTTAACTAAGATCAAATTAAGTCCCTTTGTCCCAAAATTTAAAAAGGCATTTGATCATTTTTGCATCCATGCAGGAGGGAAAGCGGTGATCGAATCGATAAAAAAGAGTTTGAGTTTAAGTGATAGAGATGTAGAAGCATCTAAGATGACACTATATAGGTATGGTAACACTTCATCATCCTCAACTTGGTATTCTTTATGCTATCTTGAAGCTAAAGGGAGAATTAAGAAGGGTGATAAGGTTTTTCAATTGTGTTTTGGGAGTGGATTTAAATGTAATAGTGCTGTTTGGAAGTGTATTTCTAAGAATGTTAGTAAGGATGTTTCTAATGCATGGTCTGATAGGATAAATAGGTATCCTGTTGATGTGCCTGAAGTTATTGAACATTGA